One Bacteroidota bacterium genomic window carries:
- a CDS encoding RNA-binding protein yields the protein MNIYVGNISYNSTEDNLKQIFEEYGEVTSVKIVKDKYSGRSKGFGFVEMANDEDGKRAIEELNGYNLLNREISVSEARPKAEGERNFNRNNYRRNNY from the coding sequence ATGAACATTTATGTAGGTAACATCAGTTACAACAGTACTGAAGACAATCTGAAGCAAATTTTTGAAGAATACGGCGAAGTGACTTCGGTGAAAATTGTAAAGGATAAGTATTCCGGAAGAAGCAAAGGTTTTGGTTTTGTTGAAATGGCCAATGATGAAGATGGAAAAAGAGCCATTGAAGAACTTAACGGCTATAATCTGCTGAACCGTGAAATTTCTGTAAGCGAAGCAAGGCCTAAGGCTGAAGGTGAACGCAACTTTAACCGCAACAATTATAGAAGAAATAACTACTAA